DNA sequence from the Paenibacillus physcomitrellae genome:
CCTCCGGCCGGCTCCACAACGTGGATGCTGCTGCCAAGGTCATTGACGGCATGCTGCTCGCCCCGGGCGAAGTTTTCGACTACGCTGAAGTCATCCGGAAGGCAGAAAGCCAATACGGCTTCTGCGAAGCGCCTGTCATTATCCAGGGCCGTCTGGCTCCGGGGGTGGGCGGCGGTATTTGCCAGGTGTCCGGCACCCTGTACGGGGCCGCGATCCGTGCCGGATTAGAAATCGTAGAACGGCGCAACCATTCCAAACCTGTCGGCTATTTGCCTATAGGACAGGACGCAACCTTTTCCACCGGGTATATCAATTTCAAATTTAAAAACAACACCTCCGGCTACCTGCTGATCAGCGCCAAATCGGGGAACGGAGCCATGACCGTCAAGCTGTTCGGCAACCTGCCCAGCAATGTCTACTACACCATCCGTTCACAGACCGTGAAGGTGCTCAGCCCCAGCGTCCGTTATATCAGCAATCCCGCCCTGCCCGCCGGTCTCCGTCAGACACTCAAACAGGGAACACCCGGTTACATTGTGGAGACTTACCGGATCAAGTGGACGGATGGCCAGCCAGGCAAGGAAGAGCTGCTGTCACGGGACACCTACCCTTCGCAGCCTTCGCTGGTAGCCGTGCATACGGCCGCCACTGATCCGGGGGCAGGGACTGGGCAAACCCAACCTCCGTCTGGACCGAAAATCATTGAAGATGGAGTTCATCCATAGAAAGGCAGAGGGCCAGAGACAGACAAGGGGCCAGGGACAGACAGAAGCAGGGAAACCCGGCCCTCTTTCTTTTTTGATGGCTTTGGCTTCACTTTCCGCTTGATTTCCATTTAAATCACATTATAATGATCGTATATATCGGATTTAAATATCGGGACGTTGTTACCGAATTTCGGGGTTATAGAATCTCGGGATTTCGGGATTTCAGGTTATAGCAACATTTATAAAGAGATTATCAGATAGGAGCAGATGCATCATGAGCGGTACATCCCCATCATCGAACAACCTGACGAAAGCCCTGCTGCCAACTCCTCAGGAGCCGCAGCATTTTCAGGACAGCCCTTTGTCCAAAGCATTTGCCCAGCCGCTGATGCTGGGTCTTTTTCTACCCTTGCAGACTGGCGGATGGTCACAATCCACCCTTCCGCGGGGAACGGATTGGTCCTTTGAATACAACACGCAGCTGACGCAGCAGGC
Encoded proteins:
- a CDS encoding VanW family protein, which produces MRNKKLLIYTSSSLLLLAAALWGALILYGGQTTVPRGVVIGGLPIGGMETRQVSDLLAKESEALLQQPIVLVSQKPALSIKATWGRSGITIQSKELLQALARLQEGNWWEKAKYRYDFKKNWSTEVLFNDSVLKKTLNEDWEIRQFGAMKNAERVIRPGDQIGYIPEVQALRIQWDELGKTLLSQTPRVFRANPGNHPVKVELPLEMASPPVTVTSLKAQGVDRRVSLFTTRLTGSSGRLHNVDAAAKVIDGMLLAPGEVFDYAEVIRKAESQYGFCEAPVIIQGRLAPGVGGGICQVSGTLYGAAIRAGLEIVERRNHSKPVGYLPIGQDATFSTGYINFKFKNNTSGYLLISAKSGNGAMTVKLFGNLPSNVYYTIRSQTVKVLSPSVRYISNPALPAGLRQTLKQGTPGYIVETYRIKWTDGQPGKEELLSRDTYPSQPSLVAVHTAATDPGAGTGQTQPPSGPKIIEDGVHP